Proteins encoded together in one Marinithermus hydrothermalis DSM 14884 window:
- a CDS encoding patatin-like phospholipase family protein produces the protein MKGLALALGGGGVRGFAHLGALRVLREHNLPVKALAGSSAGALAAAAFAFGLPLEPDPYLEHIADPRAGRLFQDEGNIFRRLARLQSQLFKALRNPSLASNERLREGLEALFGDRRLEESPIPLGIVAADLYRGEMVVLREGPVVEALLASSAVPGIFPPVPWGPYLLVDGDVAEKVPVTAARALAGGPVVAVDVSNPAPAAPPRTTFDVLLLAGQAARERLKRLAMQQADLVLPLCPETPVETFDYEKARAVYQLGIERTTLYLPALEQLLAPRFVRWLRQLGRFPKAVREHPAPEQDETHRPEVEPEVLEQNREEQKR, from the coding sequence ATGAAAGGCTTGGCGCTGGCACTCGGCGGAGGCGGGGTCCGAGGATTCGCCCACCTCGGCGCCCTACGAGTGCTGCGGGAACACAACCTCCCCGTCAAAGCCCTGGCGGGGAGTTCCGCGGGCGCGCTGGCCGCGGCCGCGTTTGCTTTCGGTTTGCCCTTAGAACCCGACCCGTACCTCGAGCACATCGCCGACCCTCGCGCTGGTCGTTTATTCCAGGACGAAGGAAACATCTTTCGCCGCCTTGCCCGGCTGCAGTCGCAGCTGTTCAAAGCCTTGCGCAACCCCTCGCTGGCCAGCAACGAGCGGCTGCGGGAGGGGCTCGAGGCCCTCTTCGGCGACCGCCGCCTCGAGGAAAGCCCGATCCCCTTGGGCATCGTGGCGGCGGACCTGTACCGCGGCGAGATGGTGGTGCTGCGGGAGGGGCCGGTGGTGGAAGCCTTGCTGGCCTCGAGTGCCGTCCCGGGCATCTTCCCGCCGGTCCCGTGGGGGCCGTACCTGCTCGTGGATGGGGACGTTGCGGAGAAGGTTCCGGTCACGGCCGCCCGCGCCTTGGCCGGGGGGCCGGTCGTGGCGGTGGACGTCTCCAACCCAGCCCCGGCCGCCCCGCCGCGTACTACGTTCGATGTGCTGCTTTTGGCCGGGCAGGCCGCGCGCGAGCGTCTGAAACGGCTCGCGATGCAGCAGGCCGACCTCGTGCTCCCCCTGTGTCCGGAGACTCCGGTGGAAACCTTTGATTACGAGAAGGCCCGCGCCGTGTACCAGCTCGGCATCGAGCGAACCACCCTGTACCTGCCGGCCCTCGAGCAGCTCCTTGCTCCCCGGTTCGTTCGCTGGTTACGCCAGCTTGGGCGCTTCCCGAAGGCCGTACGCGAACACCCCGCTCCCGAGCAGGACGAAACCCACAGGCCAGAGGTCGAACCCGAGGTACTCGAGCAGAACCGCGAAGAGCAGAAACGCTGA
- a CDS encoding amino acid ABC transporter ATP-binding protein, with protein MEPIIQIENLHKYFGKLHVLRGINLEVARGEVVVVIGPSGSGKSTLIRCINRLEDFQEGRIVVDGIELSHDVRNIEAIRREVGMVFQQFNLFPHMKVLDNVTLAPIKVRKWPREKAVEVAMQLLERVGIADQAEKYPAQLSGGQQQRVAIARALAMQPKIMLFDEPTSALDPEMVGEVLDVMRELAKSGMTMIVVTHEMGFAREVADRVIFMDQGQIVEEGKPDTLFANPQHERTRAFLARVLHH; from the coding sequence ATGGAACCCATCATCCAAATCGAGAACCTGCACAAGTACTTCGGCAAACTCCACGTGCTGCGCGGCATCAACCTGGAGGTGGCGCGCGGCGAGGTCGTGGTGGTGATCGGCCCCTCTGGCTCCGGTAAATCCACGCTGATCCGGTGCATCAACCGACTGGAGGACTTCCAGGAGGGGCGCATCGTGGTGGACGGAATCGAGCTGAGCCACGACGTGCGCAACATCGAGGCGATCCGCCGCGAGGTGGGGATGGTCTTCCAGCAGTTCAACCTCTTCCCCCACATGAAGGTCCTGGACAACGTCACCCTCGCTCCGATCAAGGTCCGCAAATGGCCTCGAGAAAAGGCTGTGGAGGTGGCGATGCAGCTCTTGGAGCGCGTGGGGATCGCGGACCAGGCGGAAAAATACCCGGCGCAGCTCTCCGGAGGGCAGCAGCAGCGTGTGGCGATCGCCCGGGCCCTTGCGATGCAGCCCAAGATCATGCTTTTTGATGAGCCCACCTCAGCCCTCGACCCGGAGATGGTGGGGGAGGTGCTCGACGTGATGCGCGAGCTGGCTAAAAGCGGCATGACCATGATCGTAGTGACGCACGAGATGGGGTTCGCGCGCGAGGTGGCGGACCGCGTGATCTTCATGGACCAGGGCCAGATCGTGGAGGAAGGCAAGCCCGACACCCTCTTCGCCAACCCGCAGCACGAGCGCACGCGCGCCTTCCTCGCGCGGGTGCTGCACCACTAA